The following DNA comes from bacterium.
AATAAGGTATAAGGAGAATATCGAAATAAGCTGCTAAACTGCCAAATGAACTTATACCCTATACCTTTATACCCCTGTTTACGGTTCATTTTTTATGTTTTTATTTAATGGAAATCAAAATACAGGAGAAAAACATGCGTTCCCAAAATACACAATCAATGGGCAGCGGAGGCTACTGCATCTGCCCCAAATGCGGATATAAAGCTCCTCACCAGAGCGGTGTACCGTGCCAGGATACAAAATGTCCTACCTGCGGGGTGAAAATGTTGAGAGAGGGTTCGTATCACCACGACCTGTTAAATAAAAAACGCGGGTAGATATTGAAAGCCTCTATAATCTATGACAATAACTCCTTAAGAGGGGATATTGTATCTGACTGGGGATTTTCTGTCTTTATAGAGACTCAGGATAGGAATATCCTTTTTGACACAGGCGGTGACGGAAATATTCTTCTTGCCAACATGCAAGCCATGGATATTGATCCCAAATCCGTAAGCGACATATTTATCTCCCACAACCATTTTGACCACATCGGAGGGCTTGCGGGCTTTCTGAATATGAACAGTAATGTTAATGTGTTTGTCCCTGAATCATTCAGAGGAGTTAAAAGAGCAAAAAAAGTGATCAGTATTGACAATAGACCGCGGGAGATATACGAAAACATTTACACAACAGGAGAGATTGACGGAATTGAACAATCTTTGATAATCAAAGACAGCAAAGGATTGGTTCTGTTTGTCGGCTGCTCTCATCCTGATATGAAAGATATTCTGAACTCTGCATCTCTGTTCGGCAGAGTATATGCGATTATCGGCGGTATGCACGGGTTCAATAAATATGAACTTTTAAAGGATATGGAACTAATCTGTCCTGCCCACTGCACTCAGCATCAAAGGGAAATAAAGGAGATATATCAGGACAAAGTAATTTCCGGAGGAGCAGGCAGAATTATTGAATTGTAACTCATAAAAATACATAAATTAATGTGAAACAACTGCCGATTAATTCCACTTTTCCCAGGCAGTAAGCACAGAGAGTTTAAGTATGGTAAAATTTAGTCAAATTTAATAATTTAATATATTTTTTAAGTTTTATTTTAATTATTATGTTATATTCTTTAATAAGATTGGAGAAATATTATGAATCTGAAAAATCCTTTTATCATGGCACCTGTAAAACTCGGGTACAGCGATACTTCAGGTGAAGTAAAAGAAA
Coding sequences within:
- a CDS encoding MBL fold metallo-hydrolase, with protein sequence MKASIIYDNNSLRGDIVSDWGFSVFIETQDRNILFDTGGDGNILLANMQAMDIDPKSVSDIFISHNHFDHIGGLAGFLNMNSNVNVFVPESFRGVKRAKKVISIDNRPREIYENIYTTGEIDGIEQSLIIKDSKGLVLFVGCSHPDMKDILNSASLFGRVYAIIGGMHGFNKYELLKDMELICPAHCTQHQREIKEIYQDKVISGGAGRIIEL
- a CDS encoding ferredoxin; amino-acid sequence: MRSQNTQSMGSGGYCICPKCGYKAPHQSGVPCQDTKCPTCGVKMLREGSYHHDLLNKKRG